The Ignisphaera sp. genome segment AGTTTATTTGGGGGAGGGCATAAACAACTTATATGTAAAGCTCATTAGAGAAATTGGTGGGGAGAAGCTCATTGTATATAGACCCAACATGGAGGCTATTCAGTATTTCCTCGAAGAAGTCTTACTAGTGTTTAGACAAAGCCCAATAGTAATCCTAAACGAGGATAAAGCTGAGTTGTTCTCCAGAAAAGGGTTTGACATCCCAAAAACATTCTATGACCACGGAATAAAACATCTAATAATAACACTGGGGAGCAGAGGAGCCGAGATCTACAGCTACCCACGGACAGAACCAAAGAAAATAGAATCTCCACAAACAGTTGTCTTGGATCCTATAGGCGCTGGAGACATGTTCTCAGCTGTCTTCATATACATGCTACTCAGAGAACTGGATATAGAGAAAGCTGTAGAGAAAGCTGTTAAAACTGCTTCTACTTCACTATCTCAACTGGGGCCAAGAAAGCTGATCACAATAAACAGCTTGGCACAGTAATGCATGGCCACATTGGATATCGCAAATAATCCCTCAGTCAAAGGTCAGCAAGAGACATTCCAGCTTATGTTACACACGTATTGTGAATAGGCAGTTGTTGAAAGTCTATAGACCCTCCTAGTGTACCCTCCTCATATCCTCTATAACATTTTTGTATACTACTTCATATAAATCCTATAAATTTATGAATTTTGTTGCATAACGAAATTAAATTCTGATACTATGGCTTTGAAATAAGAGATGTGAGAACCTATTTCATACATTTATACATTTATTAATTAGTGAGATAAGATATAGCATTATACAATGTATTTAATACAAAAACTTTTATAGTCGCCTAATGGCATGCACTCTGACATAGATAGGTGAAAAGATGCGACAATCTCTTTCGCTAATAGTAGCTGTTGTCCTGACCGCTATTATTGTTGGTAGTGCCATGTACTTTGTTGCCCCCAGTAAAACCGTTACTACCACTGTCACTACTACTGTTACCACCACTATAAAAACTGCTACTACTGTTGCCTTTACTGTTACAGCAACGATCGCAACTGGGACTGTAACTGCTCCTATCTCTACTTCTACTATTCCTGCAACAACTTCCCCTCTTACAACTACAACACCCATGCTTGCTTGTCCATCACTTCCAGAACCATCAACACCAATAACATTAAAGTTCTGGAAATGGCAAGCTATAACACTTACAGATGAGAAAATTAAAGAGGTTATAAATCTTTGGGAGCAAGAGCATCCTAATGTAAAAATAGAGTTCACAGTATTTCCAGAGCTCTCTAATTTAGAGTTTGTAATGAAAGTTGAGCAATCAACTGGCGCAGGTCAAGGGCCAGACATCATAATGGTTGACGAGCCATACATGGCTGTATTGGCTTATGATGGATATCTCGCTGAAATGCCTCCATATCTCCAAGCAATAATTAATCAATTAGTGCTACAACCTTTTGATAGGATGCTGTATCTCTGGGGACCTGACGGAAAGATTAGAATGTATGGATTTCCAAGTCTTAGAGCTGTTGGACCCAAGGTGCTGGCCGTAAACGAGTATCATCTTGAAGAAGCTGGCATACCCAAGGATTGGTGTCCCAAAACATGGGATGAGCTAATAGATGTGGCAAAGAAGCTCACAAAATACGATGAAAAAGGAAATCTCGTAAGATCGGGTCTCTTTGTACGTGTAGGAGGTAATGTAGGGGGAATCTCTGATAAGTGGTTTACGCTACTCTTTGCAACTGGAGGATATGTCCTCACATGCAAGAACGGAAGTTGGGTAACAGATGTAAACTCTGCATTAGCTAAAGAACTTACCCAGAAGCTATACCTAGATGTAATCTACAAGTACAAGATCTATGACCCGGGTTTTCCAGGCGATGTCACCGGATTTGCAAATGAGCAAGATTCTATAATTGTTCCTAGAGAACCAGCAGAGATAGTAAATGCACTTCTATCCATTAACCCAGGCAGATTCAAAGACCCGCAAACAGGAAGAATCATAGGGGTTCACTTCTGCCCGATACCAGTGGCAAACGAAACTATATCTCCGAGAACACTTTTCGATGGACACTTGGTAAGTGTTAATGCAAAAAGCCCGCCAGAGAAACAGCAGTGGGCATTTCAATTCCTATGCTGGCTAGCAACACATAAGGAGGTTAGGGAGAAGCTATACAATGAAATATACATGTTCCCACCCTGGAAGGATCTAGCCAACGAACCACCATTTGATCAACCAGTATTCCAGCAACTAATTGAGATAGCTAAATCAGGTTACTCTAGAGTATTACATCCAAATATAGGGACGATACTTACTGAGGCAGGCCAAATCCTAGCACGAATATACCTGAAGGAGACTAGTCTAGATGACGGTCTAAATGAGTTAGCAAGCAGAATATTAGATATTGCAAATGAGGCTAAAAATGCCTGCAAGTAAATGGGGATAAGGGAATAAGAATGATCACCAAAAAAGCTCTAAAGAAAAATGATTTTTTAAAAGCTCTTCCATTCCTTCTTCCAACATTAATTGTTTTTTCAATATTTCACTATTATTCACTGGGACTACTCATATACTTTAGCTTCACAAAATGGGGTTTGACTGGTGAACCACAATGGATAGGGCTAAAGAATTATGATAAAATGTTTAATACTGCATTATTCTGGAAATCGCTAACCCTAACTTTGATATTCGTAGTCACTGTAGTCGCGGGTTCAGTTGCTCTAGGTCTCATTTTAGCTATATCTGTATATAGTAGGGATACACGTCTTTCGAAAGTAACCAGATATTTAATGTTGTTACCCTATGTTTTGCCAGATGTTGCCGCCGCCACCATGTGGCTAATAATGTTCGGGCCCGGTCCTAGTGGTTATGTAAACTATATATTGTCTCTGCTTAGATTGCCGACCTCCGCGTGGTTCTACGATCCGGCTATGGCATTGCCTATGGTGATACTATACTCTATATGGAAGAACACAGGCTTTAGTGCTCTTGTTATCTATGCAGGCCTCAAGAGTATCCCTAGGGATTACATAGATGCTGCAAGAGTTGATGGCGCAAGTGATTGGCAAATCTATACAAGAGTTGTAATTCCACTGTTAAGACCCATCATAGTGTTTGTGACAGCATCAATAGTCATGATGTCTTGGTTTGTCTTTAACTCGATATATGTGCTCACAAAGGGAGGGCCAGGAACAGCCACTCTATTGCTCGGACTGTACATATATCTGGAAGCGTTTGAGAAAGGTAATGCAGGTTATGCATGTGCAGTATCGGTTTTTTCTGTTTTGCTTGTACTAGGTATCACAATATTACAGCTCAGGTGGTATCGTGGATATGAAAAGTGGTAGTTATGTAAGTAACGAGAGAAGTAAAGGTGCTATAAGAAGCGGAAGAAAATCCATTAACACGTTTAACATATTTGCAAATGTGGTAATGATTTTCACCATACTCTCCATAGTAATACCGCTATACTTTCTAGTGATAACAGCGTTTAAATCATATGGAGAAGCCTATAAAGTTCCTCCAACTTTCGTTCCAGAAAATCCAACATTGGAAGGATTTGAA includes the following:
- a CDS encoding sugar ABC transporter permease → MITKKALKKNDFLKALPFLLPTLIVFSIFHYYSLGLLIYFSFTKWGLTGEPQWIGLKNYDKMFNTALFWKSLTLTLIFVVTVVAGSVALGLILAISVYSRDTRLSKVTRYLMLLPYVLPDVAAATMWLIMFGPGPSGYVNYILSLLRLPTSAWFYDPAMALPMVILYSIWKNTGFSALVIYAGLKSIPRDYIDAARVDGASDWQIYTRVVIPLLRPIIVFVTASIVMMSWFVFNSIYVLTKGGPGTATLLLGLYIYLEAFEKGNAGYACAVSVFSVLLVLGITILQLRWYRGYEKW
- a CDS encoding extracellular solute-binding protein; the protein is MLACPSLPEPSTPITLKFWKWQAITLTDEKIKEVINLWEQEHPNVKIEFTVFPELSNLEFVMKVEQSTGAGQGPDIIMVDEPYMAVLAYDGYLAEMPPYLQAIINQLVLQPFDRMLYLWGPDGKIRMYGFPSLRAVGPKVLAVNEYHLEEAGIPKDWCPKTWDELIDVAKKLTKYDEKGNLVRSGLFVRVGGNVGGISDKWFTLLFATGGYVLTCKNGSWVTDVNSALAKELTQKLYLDVIYKYKIYDPGFPGDVTGFANEQDSIIVPREPAEIVNALLSINPGRFKDPQTGRIIGVHFCPIPVANETISPRTLFDGHLVSVNAKSPPEKQQWAFQFLCWLATHKEVREKLYNEIYMFPPWKDLANEPPFDQPVFQQLIEIAKSGYSRVLHPNIGTILTEAGQILARIYLKETSLDDGLNELASRILDIANEAKNACK